Genomic DNA from Pseudobacteroides sp.:
TGAAAGGCCCTGGCCTGAACTCCGAGTCCGCCTTGACTAAAAATCCCCCAAAATCAGGTATATAGCTGTATATTTCCTCCGCCTTCCTTGCCCACCATCTTTTTACCCCCGCGTCAAGGGAATCAGCGGTTTGAAGGCCACCAATCTCCATGGGGGCTGCAAAATTAACGCTTAAAAATGTTTTAATTCCGTATTCCCTGAATATGTTTGCAACCTTTGCAACATAAGGCAGATAATCTTCTGTTATGAGTCCTGTTTCAACTTTATGCACATTAACGTTATTAATTGCAATACCGTTAATGCAGATTGATGCCAGAAGTCTTGCATAGTCCCTTATTCTTTTCAAATTACCTGTAAATCTATTATTCGAGTAAAAAATTGAATTTCCTGCATAACCTCTTTCAACGCTTCCGTCCATATTGTCCCAATGATTTATAATTCTTAAAGGGTTGGCGGGATTTTCTATCATGTTTATCCCATCAAGTGCCTTATTAGTCTGAATAAGCCTAAGCAGCGAAAAAGCTCCGTAAAGCACTCCCTTATCAGTTTTTGCTGTAACTATAATATATTCTTTTTCCCCATTTTTTACTGACTTTATTAGGTATCCATCTTCATTAATTCGGTTTTGCTCAATTTCACCCACAGCATTGTCAATATCACTCTGTCTTCCTAAAGTTCCGATACAGATAAACTTCCCCTTATGGCTTGCAGCGGATATACAAGGCTCTGTTCCCAGCATTTTCTTAATTCCTGTACGAAACTCCGCTAATACTGATTGGATGATAGGCGAATCCTCAACTGCAATTATATCTGTACACCAGTTTAAATATTTTTTTCTTAATTCAGGGTCATTAATCTCCTTATAGCTTAGCCAGCAGCTATACCCCTTATTCATTTTAAATTCTTTTTCCATATCTGATCCTATCATGCTATATCCCCCCATAACAACCAATAAATTTATCACTATGCCCATAATTAGTCATTCATGCCTTAATATAATTTTAATATGATTGGTCAGTATGAAGAATAGAATAATTAAAGTTTACTTGTAAAAATTAAAGATTCACTTGAGATATTTTTTATTATGATATATCATGTATATAATCTTTTATTTCTCTATAACCCGTTTAAATACGGCATTGATTTTACTTTGTTAAAAAATATAATGGAATATTTGCACTATTTCAATATAGAGGTGCATGTAAAAAATAAATAGTTTTATATAATTTTATTTAGTCTTTAGTCATTTTCATTCATGCCTTATTGAAGGGAAGTTTACATAATGAATTTTACAGAAATTGATAACCTGATACCTGATATCAAGTATTTTATCAACAGAAAATCCACTCCGTCATGGAGCGTTGAGAATAGCACAATTGATTTTGACGACCTTACTTTTGTATACTCAGGGTGTGCTGTGTATATGGTCAACGGTATCGAATACTCACTAAAACCTGGAGATTTTATCTATATCACAAAAGGAAGCCAAAGGCAGGCTCATACTTATCAAGATAATCCTGTTAAATGCTATGCAATTAATTTCGGCTGGCTCCTGCCCCTCCATGATATAGTGCCTTTACCGCTTCCAACCATATTCAGAACCGGTGTCTTTAAAGATCTCCTGGATTTATATAAGGACCTGGATTCTGTCTGGATTGAAAAAAGCCCCGGCTATATGCTAAAAGTAAGGGCAATCTTTATGTTAATCCTTCACAAGCTTTTATGTATTGCTCATTATAATAAATCTTCCCTTATTACCGATATGCGGGTGCAAAAAGTCAAGGAATACATCATTGCAAACTACAATAAAAATATATCTTTAGAAGATTTATCATGCATTACAGGCCTAAATCCCGTATACCTGGGTGCTTTGTTCAAAAAGAACAACAATTGCTCGATAAAAGAGTATATCAACAAGGTGCGGATAAATGTTTCTGAAAATCTTCTTTGCACAGGAGGATATACAGTAAGCGAGGCAGCACAGTTAAGCGGGTTTAGCGATATTTTTTATTTCAGCAAGGTATTTAAAAAGCATAAGGGAGTTCCACCGTCAGATGCTTTGAAAGGATCAAAATCGCTTGCGATTTTGCAACCTTGATTGTTGTCGTGAGAAATTGTGGTGTAGCATACACCATAATTTCCTAGACATAAACAAAAGCCTATTAATCAAAGCTTTTTATCAATAAAATTCCAGAAGTTGACTCCAAACAGGTTTTCCACATCCCTTTGTACCTGCTCTTGCGTTACTCTATAGCCCACTGCCATCAAGTCGCTGTACTTACTTTTAAGTACAGCGGCTATAACACCTTTGGAATGCTCCCACTTGCTGATAAGCTGTTCAAACACACGGCAATCGGAATGCTGAGGTATAAATGACGTACCCAGCCATTCAAATCTCATTTTTGTTATATGATCTATCAATGAAGGAGAATTGAGATACCACCAACACCCGAAAATCATTAGATTTCGGAATTTTCTTGCTGTTATCACAAGTTCATGCTGGTTTTCAAGAGACAGCAAGGTAACTAAAAACTTATTGTATTTATAATTGGAGCACAGATATTCCAGCTCCTTTATATCAACCTTGCCAAGCGAATCTCCTGCCAGTTCCAGCTCCGGATTAACATCACGCTTTACCCCTATCATCAATGCAAAGGGAATGTTTTTCTGTCTGCATACCGGCAATACACAGCTGTCTATAATTTTAGCCCTTATTGAGCTGTCCGACATGCTAAAATCCGGCGGCAGAGATACGGCACAGTATAAAGCCTCCATCCGCTCTATGCACTCTAAGAGAAACCTTTTTATTTCATCAATGGTTTGCCTTGACAGATCTTTCTGCACATTAAATCCAAGCCCCTTAAGTTCTAAGACCGAGTTCTCCCAGCCGTTTAACACCCTGTCGACACGAAGGGCAGCCTTAAACCTGTCATCCTTGATGTAACCATTTTCCCACACTGCACTTTCAGTTTTATCAAGGGGGTCATTTGTCATTACCACGCACTTGAGATTGGCTATGTCAAAAACTCTGTTTATATGATCCTTTAGCGTCCTGGAACTGAAATATTCACGATAATAGTTTAAATCCCTGTTGTTTACGTCAATTCCAAGCTTACTGAATATGGTGATTATTGATCTGGCAGGCTCACTCACAGGAGAATTATTAATAAACAGAGCATCCCACACGCACTGAGCCTGATCACTTTTACTCAGGCTGTAGAAGCTTTTGCAGTCCATATCAATTTGCCGCATTGTTTCTGCAACGAGATAATGATATGTCAATAGTTCATCTATTCCATAAAGAAACAAGCTTTTAAAGCACTCTGAAAATAGGTGTGTGTGAATATCCGTTATTCGTACATTATCGACTGCTTTATCCACTATTTGTGTCAACTCGTATAAATTATTCATAGCTTAAAATATTCTCCCTAAGTTTTATCTCTGCACTCTTCCTGAGCCATCACCGCCCATAAGGGTTTTTACCTCATTAACGGTAACATGGTTGAAGTCGCCCTCTATGGAATGCTTAAGGCACGAAGCTGCTACCGCAAATTCGATGGTATCCTGCATATTGTATTGATTAAGGATTGCATATATCAGGCCTCCACCAAAAGCATCTCCACCTCCGACCCTGTCTACAATATGAACTGGATAGCTTTTTGAGAAATAAAACTCATTTCCGTCATAAAGCATTGCGGCCCAATTGTTGTCAGATGCGGATATGCTTCCCCTTAGGGTAATAGCTACTTTTTTAAACTTAAATCTGTCTATTAGCTTTTTTGCAACATCCTTATAACCTCCGTGGCTCAGCTTGCCTCCTGATATGTCGGAGTCGTCGGCTTTTATTCCAAAGACTTTTTCGGCATCTTCCTCATTGGCAATGCAAACATCCACACATTCCATCAATTCACCCATTATCTGCCCTGCTTTTTGTGTTGACCATAGGCTTTTCCTGTAGTTTAGATCACAGCTTATTGTCAATCCTTTTTCTTTTGCCGCCTTACAAGCCTCTTTTGCCAATATGGTTGTATCTACTCCTAAAGCAGGCGTTATTCCTGTAAAATGGAACCATTTGGCTTTATCAAATATTTTATCCCAGTCAAACTCCTCAGCTTTAGCAGAAGAAATGGAAGAATGTGCTCTGTCGTATACAACCTTGGAAGGCCTCTGTGATGCACCTTTCTCAAGAAAGTATATACCTAGCCTTTCTCCTCCTTTTGCTATAAATTCTGTATTTACCCCATATCTTCTAAGTTCATTTATGGCTGACTGACCGATAGGGTTGTCAGGCACTTTTGTTACAAATGCTGTATCTATTCCATAATTGGCCAGAGATACGGAGACATTGGCTTCTCCTCCTCCATACGCAGCATCGAAAGATGTAGCCTGGTTAAACCTTAAATACCCAGGGGGTGAAAGCCTCAACATTATTTCTCCAAGACATATAACCTTTGACATTACGGCACCTCCCAAATTTTACATTCTAATTTGCACCATTATCATTAATATACTTATTTTAGATATGCTTTACTTCTTATTCCTGGCCTCATTAATCTTTTCAATAAACTGCTTTGCCAGCTGAGTTATTGAGTTGTAGTCACCATTTTTAGCTCCTGCAGTCAGATTCCCTCCAACGCCTACAGCTACTGCTCCGGCTTTTATCCATTCACCCACATTTTCCAGTGTTACTCCTCCTGTAGGCATCATGACAGCATAAGGCATAGGCCCTTTAACTGCTTTAATAAAAGTCGGCCCCAATACTTCTCCCGGGAATACCTTGATTATATCTGCACCTGCCTCAAGACACTCCACAGCCTCTTTCACAGTCATAGCACCAGGCATGCATGCCACTTGGTACCTGTTGCATATCTTTACAACATTGGCACTCAAATATGGACTTACTATGTACTGTGCTCCTGCAATAATTGCAGTTCTTGCCGTCTCCGAATCCATAACCGTTCCGGCTCCTATTATTATTTGACCCGATGTGTATTTGCTGCTTAGTTCCTTAATAATTTCCGTAGCCCCCGGTACTGTATATGTAATTTCTATTGAGGCAACTCCCCCCTCAATACATGCATCGGCAATTTTAAAAGCCATATCGGCATTGTCGGCTCTTACAACAGCCACAAGTCCTCCCTCTTTGATATTTGAAAGAATTTTCTGTTTATTATACATAATCCCACTCCCCCGATTTAATATAATACAGATATAATATACTACAATACTTTTGCCGATTTCTTGTTATAAATTGCTTGTAAATATGCAAAAATTGCTATAATATAAATTCATAACTTTTGTAGCAAGTATTAAAAGAGGTGACGTTATGAAGCTTCCACGCCAGCATTTCACTTTAAGGCAGCACATGAAAACCAATGATTTTGAGCTTTTTCACTACAATGACAGCATACCTGTTGAAGTGGATTTTCATAACCACGATTTCTATGAAATATACTTGTTTCTTTCAGGAAGTGTTACATATGTAATCGAGGGAAAATCATACAGATTAAGACCTAAGGATATTTTAATAATAAACAACAAGGAGCTTCACAAGGCATTTATCAATGAAGGGGTTCCCTATGAGCGAATTGTAATATGGATTAATCCCCAGTATATAAAAAGTCTATGCAGCGAAAAAACAAATCTGTTTGAAGCTTTTGATTCCTCATCGGTAAACAAACACAACCTTTTAAGGTTAACCCCCGATGCCTCGGAATTCATATATAGCATTGTCGAAAAGCTGGGCCTTGCATGCAGCAGCATAGCTTTTGGAAACGATATATTAAAAACGTCTTACCTGATGGAGCTTCTGATTTATTTAAACCGTGCATTCCAGTTACCTATCGGCAAGGAAACCCAATTGGATATTACCTGCAATGATAAAATTAATAACATTATTCAATACATAAATAATAACCTAAATGGTGATGTCTCACTTGAAACATTATCATCCCGGTTCTTTTTAAGCAAATATCATCTTCTCAGGGAATTCAAAAAGAATACAGGGTATACCGTTCACAGGTATATACAGCAAAAACGGCTTATTATAGCCAGAGAGCTCCTAAAGGACAATAAGCTTGTGACTGACGTTTGCAGTCAATGCGGCTTTGGAGATTATTCAAATTTTATCAGGGCCTTTAGAAAAGAATTCGGAATATCTCCCAAAAAATACAGCAAAAAACTGCATTACTAGCTTTATAATTTTGCTTCACTTACAAACAGCAATATTTGCAATATTTTCGGCAATAAAAGCAATAAAAATGGCACTTTCGTCCTATATAATAATATTGAAAAATTGCTTGCAATTTTTATTGGGAGGAAAGGGGATCTTTACATGAAACTAAGCAGAAATACAGTTAAAGAATATTCAATTTGGAAAGATGCAAATATTGGTGTACCAAATTACGATATTGAAGAAATGGTTTCTAAAACCAAGAAAAATCCTACCTGGATACATTTTGGAGCCGGAAATATATTTAAAGGTTTTATTGCACCTCTTCAGGACACATTATTAGGTTTAAAAAAATCAGAAACTGGAGTAATTGTTGCAGAAACCTATGACATTGAAATTATAGATAAAATATATGCCCCATATGACAACTTAAGCCTTCTGGTGCTCATGAATCCTGACGGAAGTCTTAAGAGCAGCGTTGTAGGAAGTATCGCAGAAAGCCTTATAGGTGATTCTTCAATGCAAAGTCACTGGGAAAGGCTAAAAAGAATATTTGAAGAGCCTTCTCTGCAGATGGTCAGCTTTACAATAACCGAGAAGGGCTACGCCCTTACCGGAGCCTCCGGTGATTATTTAAATGATGTAAAACATGACTTTGAAAGCGGTCCGGAGCAGCCAAAGCATATCATGTCAAAAATTGCATCCCTTGCGTATTGCAGATACTTAAAAGGAGAATCGCCCGTTGCATTTGTCAGCATGGATAACTGCTCCAAAAACGGAGAAGTACTTCAAAATTCTATTAACACCATTGTTCGGAATTGGATAAAAACAGGCTTTGTAGACAATAAATTCCTGGACTATTTAAATAATCCGAAAAAGGTGTCCTTCCCATGGAGCATGATTGATAAAATCACCCCCAGACCCTCAGATAAGATAAAAGAAAGATTAGGTGAGATTGGATTTGAAAGCACCGAGGTAATTTGTACAGACAAGAATACGTTCATATCCCCCTTTGTTAATGCTGAAATATCACAGTATCTGGTGATTGAAGATCATTTTCCAAATGGCCGCATGCCACTTGAGGCAGCGGGTGTACTATTTACAGACAGGCAAACAGTGAATATGGTTGAAAAAATGAAGGTTGGAGCCTGTCTAAACCCTCTTCACACTGCCCTTGCAGTATTCGGATGCCTTTTAGGTTACCGGTCAATTGCAGATGAAATGAAGGACCGGTATTTGAGAAAACTTGTGGAAAAAATCGGCTATGATGAGGGCCTTCCTGTTGTAGAACACCCCGGAATCCTTGATCCGCAAGCCTTTATTAAAGAAGTTATTGAAGCTCGATTTCCAAATAAATACATACCTGATACACCTCAGAGAATAGCCACTGACACATCCCAAAAAATTCCTGTAAGATTTGGCGAAACGATCAAAACCTATTTTGCTAATGACAAATTGGATATCAACAGCTTAAAATACATTCCTCTTGCTATTGCAGGATGGTGCAGATACCTCTTAGGAGTAGATGACAATGGAGATTTTATGGAGCTAAGCCCTGATCCAATGCTAGCTGAGCTAAAAAGCTATGTTTCCGAAATCAAATTTGGCAATGAAGCATCTGTAGATGATCGGCTTAAGCCCATATTGTCCAACGATAAGCTATTTGGTATAGATCTATATTCTACCGAATTGGGCACAAAGGTTGAAGGGTATTTCAAGGAAATGATATGCGGCAAACACGCTGTTAAAACGGTTTTAGAAAAATATATTTAGTCATGCATTAATTAAAATTGATTAGGAGGGGCAAAATCTAATGAAAATGA
This window encodes:
- a CDS encoding helix-turn-helix domain-containing protein, which codes for MNFTEIDNLIPDIKYFINRKSTPSWSVENSTIDFDDLTFVYSGCAVYMVNGIEYSLKPGDFIYITKGSQRQAHTYQDNPVKCYAINFGWLLPLHDIVPLPLPTIFRTGVFKDLLDLYKDLDSVWIEKSPGYMLKVRAIFMLILHKLLCIAHYNKSSLITDMRVQKVKEYIIANYNKNISLEDLSCITGLNPVYLGALFKKNNNCSIKEYINKVRINVSENLLCTGGYTVSEAAQLSGFSDIFYFSKVFKKHKGVPPSDALKGSKSLAILQP
- a CDS encoding glucuronate isomerase yields the protein MNNLYELTQIVDKAVDNVRITDIHTHLFSECFKSLFLYGIDELLTYHYLVAETMRQIDMDCKSFYSLSKSDQAQCVWDALFINNSPVSEPARSIITIFSKLGIDVNNRDLNYYREYFSSRTLKDHINRVFDIANLKCVVMTNDPLDKTESAVWENGYIKDDRFKAALRVDRVLNGWENSVLELKGLGFNVQKDLSRQTIDEIKRFLLECIERMEALYCAVSLPPDFSMSDSSIRAKIIDSCVLPVCRQKNIPFALMIGVKRDVNPELELAGDSLGKVDIKELEYLCSNYKYNKFLVTLLSLENQHELVITARKFRNLMIFGCWWYLNSPSLIDHITKMRFEWLGTSFIPQHSDCRVFEQLISKWEHSKGVIAAVLKSKYSDLMAVGYRVTQEQVQRDVENLFGVNFWNFIDKKL
- a CDS encoding sugar kinase — protein: MSKVICLGEIMLRLSPPGYLRFNQATSFDAAYGGGEANVSVSLANYGIDTAFVTKVPDNPIGQSAINELRRYGVNTEFIAKGGERLGIYFLEKGASQRPSKVVYDRAHSSISSAKAEEFDWDKIFDKAKWFHFTGITPALGVDTTILAKEACKAAKEKGLTISCDLNYRKSLWSTQKAGQIMGELMECVDVCIANEEDAEKVFGIKADDSDISGGKLSHGGYKDVAKKLIDRFKFKKVAITLRGSISASDNNWAAMLYDGNEFYFSKSYPVHIVDRVGGGDAFGGGLIYAILNQYNMQDTIEFAVAASCLKHSIEGDFNHVTVNEVKTLMGGDGSGRVQR
- a CDS encoding bifunctional 2-keto-4-hydroxyglutarate aldolase/2-keto-3-deoxy-6-phosphogluconate aldolase encodes the protein MYNKQKILSNIKEGGLVAVVRADNADMAFKIADACIEGGVASIEITYTVPGATEIIKELSSKYTSGQIIIGAGTVMDSETARTAIIAGAQYIVSPYLSANVVKICNRYQVACMPGAMTVKEAVECLEAGADIIKVFPGEVLGPTFIKAVKGPMPYAVMMPTGGVTLENVGEWIKAGAVAVGVGGNLTAGAKNGDYNSITQLAKQFIEKINEARNKK
- a CDS encoding AraC family transcriptional regulator yields the protein MKLPRQHFTLRQHMKTNDFELFHYNDSIPVEVDFHNHDFYEIYLFLSGSVTYVIEGKSYRLRPKDILIINNKELHKAFINEGVPYERIVIWINPQYIKSLCSEKTNLFEAFDSSSVNKHNLLRLTPDASEFIYSIVEKLGLACSSIAFGNDILKTSYLMELLIYLNRAFQLPIGKETQLDITCNDKINNIIQYINNNLNGDVSLETLSSRFFLSKYHLLREFKKNTGYTVHRYIQQKRLIIARELLKDNKLVTDVCSQCGFGDYSNFIRAFRKEFGISPKKYSKKLHY
- a CDS encoding mannitol dehydrogenase family protein gives rise to the protein MKLSRNTVKEYSIWKDANIGVPNYDIEEMVSKTKKNPTWIHFGAGNIFKGFIAPLQDTLLGLKKSETGVIVAETYDIEIIDKIYAPYDNLSLLVLMNPDGSLKSSVVGSIAESLIGDSSMQSHWERLKRIFEEPSLQMVSFTITEKGYALTGASGDYLNDVKHDFESGPEQPKHIMSKIASLAYCRYLKGESPVAFVSMDNCSKNGEVLQNSINTIVRNWIKTGFVDNKFLDYLNNPKKVSFPWSMIDKITPRPSDKIKERLGEIGFESTEVICTDKNTFISPFVNAEISQYLVIEDHFPNGRMPLEAAGVLFTDRQTVNMVEKMKVGACLNPLHTALAVFGCLLGYRSIADEMKDRYLRKLVEKIGYDEGLPVVEHPGILDPQAFIKEVIEARFPNKYIPDTPQRIATDTSQKIPVRFGETIKTYFANDKLDINSLKYIPLAIAGWCRYLLGVDDNGDFMELSPDPMLAELKSYVSEIKFGNEASVDDRLKPILSNDKLFGIDLYSTELGTKVEGYFKEMICGKHAVKTVLEKYI